A region of Saccopteryx leptura isolate mSacLep1 chromosome X, mSacLep1_pri_phased_curated, whole genome shotgun sequence DNA encodes the following proteins:
- the LOC136385542 gene encoding melanoma-associated antigen D2 isoform X1, whose amino-acid sequence MSDTGETGTRPNRVQAETSEKESALKGQTLLTVTQNLEVSETPKASKAPEVSEAVKVSNASGLSKATEVSKAPEAQEAAATKVSPTTKLTDTQILVGEKRSPAADTKMQKADPQAVIMPATETKKVSCVDDKKVNTKALETEAAAPQVPADEPEPEGAVAQPQENQDTRPKVKTKKARKVKHLNGEEDGSSDQSQASGTTGGRRVSKALMASMARRASRGPIAFWARRASRTRLAAWARRALLSLRSPKARRGKACRRAAKLQSSQETEAPPPRDVALLQGRANELVKYLLAKDQTKIPIKRSDMLKDIIKEYTDVYPEIIERAGYSLEKVFGIQLKEIDKNDHLYILLSTLEPTDAGILGTTKDSPKLGLLMVLLSIIFMNGNRSSEAVIWEVLRKLGLRPGIHHSLFGDVKKLITDEFVKQKYLDYARVPNSNPPEYEFFWGLRSYYETSKMKVLKFACKVQKKDPKEWAAQYREAMEADMKAAAEAAAEAKARAEIRARMGIGLGSENAAGPCNWDEADIGPWAKARIQAGAEAKAKAQESGGSSTGASSASASGSFGASANLTATLTFGLFAGLSGAGASSSGSSGACGFSYK is encoded by the exons ATGTCTGACACCGGCGAGACTGGTACGCGTCCAAACCGCGTACAG GCTGAaacttcagaaaaggaaagtGCCTTGAAGGGGCAGACCCTATTGACAGTGACCCAGAACTTGGAGGTCTCAGAGACACCAAAGGCTTCAAAGGCACCAGAGGTCTCAGAGGCAGTGAAGGTCTCAAATGCTTCAGGGCTGTCAAAGGCCACAGAGGTCTCAAAGGCCCCAGAAGCTCAGGAGGCAGCTGCCACTAAGGTCTCACCTACCACTAAACTGACTGACACCCAGATTTTGGTAGGTGAAAAGAGGAGTCCAGCAGCTGACACCAAGATGCAGAAAGCTGACCCTCAGGCTGTGATAATGCCTGCCACTGAGACCAAAAAGGTTAGCTGTGTGGATGATAAGAAGGTCAATACAAAGGCCCTGGAGACTGAGGCTGCTGCCCCTCAGGTTCCAGCAGATGAACCCGAGCCTGAGGGTGCAGTTGCCCAGCCTCAGGAGAATCAGGATACTCGGCCCAAGGTCAAGACCAAGAAAGCCCGAAAG GTGAAGCATCTGAATGGGGAAGAGGATGGCAGCAGTGATCAGAGTCAGGCTTCTGGAACCACAGGTGGCCGAAGAGTCTCAAAGGCCCTAATGGCCTCAATGGCTCGCAGGGCTTCAAGGGGCCCCATAGCCTTTTGGGCCCGCAGGGCATCTAGGACTCGGTTGGCTGCTTGGGCCCGGAGAGCTTTGCTCTCCCTGAGGTCACCTAAGGCCCGCAGGGGCAAGGCTTGCCGCAGAGCCGCCAAGCTCCAGTCATCCCAAGAGACTGAAGCACCACCACCTCGGGATGTGGCCCTTTTGCAAGGGAGG GCAAATGAATTGGTGAAGTACCTGTTGGCTAAAGACCAGACAAAGATTCCCATCAAGCGCTCAG ACATGCTGAAGGACATCATCAAAGAATACACTGATGTGTACCCTGAAATCATTGAACGAGCAGGCTATTCCTTGGAGAAG GTATTTGGGATCCAGCTGAAGGAAATTGATAAGAATGACCACTTGTACATTCTTCTTAGCACCTTGGAGCCCACTGACGCAGGCATACTGGGAAC AACCAAGGACTCCCCAAAGCTGGGCCTCCTCATGGTGCTTCTCAGTATCATCTTCATGAATGGAAATCGGTCCAGTGAGG CTGTCATCTGGGAGGTGCTGCGCAAGTTGGGACTGCGCCCTGG GATACATCACTCACTTTTTGGGGACGTGAAAAAGCTCATTACTGATGAGTTTGTGAAGCAGAA GTATCTGGACTATGCCCGAGTTCCTAATAGCAATCCCCCTGAGTATGAGTTCTTCTGGGGCCTGCGCTCCTACTATGAGACCAGCAAGATGAAAGTCCTCAAGTTTGCCTGCAAG GTACAGAAGAAGGACCCCAAGGAATGGGCAGCTCAGTACCGAGAGGCAATGGAAGCAGATATGAAGGCTGCAGCTGAGGCTGCAGCCGAAGCCAAAGCGCGAGCCGAGATTAGGGCTCGGATGGGCATTGGGCTTGGCTCTGAGAATGCTGCTGGGCCCTGCAACTGGGATGAAGCTGATATTGGACCCTGGGCCAAAGCCCGGATCCAGGCAGGAGCTGAAGCTAAAGCCAAAGCCCAAGAGAGTGGCGGTTCCAGCACAGGTGCCAGTTCTGCCAGTGCCAGTGGCAGCTTTGGTGCCAGTGCCAACCTGACCGCCACTCTCACGTTTGGGCTCTTTGCTGGCCTTAGTGGCGCTGGTGCCAGCAGCAGTGGCAGCTCTGGTGCCTGTGGTTTTTCCTACAAGTGA
- the LOC136385542 gene encoding melanoma-associated antigen D2 isoform X2 codes for MQKADPQAVIMPATETKKVSCVDDKKVNTKALETEAAAPQVPADEPEPEGAVAQPQENQDTRPKVKTKKARKVKHLNGEEDGSSDQSQASGTTGGRRVSKALMASMARRASRGPIAFWARRASRTRLAAWARRALLSLRSPKARRGKACRRAAKLQSSQETEAPPPRDVALLQGRANELVKYLLAKDQTKIPIKRSDMLKDIIKEYTDVYPEIIERAGYSLEKVFGIQLKEIDKNDHLYILLSTLEPTDAGILGTTKDSPKLGLLMVLLSIIFMNGNRSSEAVIWEVLRKLGLRPGIHHSLFGDVKKLITDEFVKQKYLDYARVPNSNPPEYEFFWGLRSYYETSKMKVLKFACKVQKKDPKEWAAQYREAMEADMKAAAEAAAEAKARAEIRARMGIGLGSENAAGPCNWDEADIGPWAKARIQAGAEAKAKAQESGGSSTGASSASASGSFGASANLTATLTFGLFAGLSGAGASSSGSSGACGFSYK; via the exons ATGCAGAAAGCTGACCCTCAGGCTGTGATAATGCCTGCCACTGAGACCAAAAAGGTTAGCTGTGTGGATGATAAGAAGGTCAATACAAAGGCCCTGGAGACTGAGGCTGCTGCCCCTCAGGTTCCAGCAGATGAACCCGAGCCTGAGGGTGCAGTTGCCCAGCCTCAGGAGAATCAGGATACTCGGCCCAAGGTCAAGACCAAGAAAGCCCGAAAG GTGAAGCATCTGAATGGGGAAGAGGATGGCAGCAGTGATCAGAGTCAGGCTTCTGGAACCACAGGTGGCCGAAGAGTCTCAAAGGCCCTAATGGCCTCAATGGCTCGCAGGGCTTCAAGGGGCCCCATAGCCTTTTGGGCCCGCAGGGCATCTAGGACTCGGTTGGCTGCTTGGGCCCGGAGAGCTTTGCTCTCCCTGAGGTCACCTAAGGCCCGCAGGGGCAAGGCTTGCCGCAGAGCCGCCAAGCTCCAGTCATCCCAAGAGACTGAAGCACCACCACCTCGGGATGTGGCCCTTTTGCAAGGGAGG GCAAATGAATTGGTGAAGTACCTGTTGGCTAAAGACCAGACAAAGATTCCCATCAAGCGCTCAG ACATGCTGAAGGACATCATCAAAGAATACACTGATGTGTACCCTGAAATCATTGAACGAGCAGGCTATTCCTTGGAGAAG GTATTTGGGATCCAGCTGAAGGAAATTGATAAGAATGACCACTTGTACATTCTTCTTAGCACCTTGGAGCCCACTGACGCAGGCATACTGGGAAC AACCAAGGACTCCCCAAAGCTGGGCCTCCTCATGGTGCTTCTCAGTATCATCTTCATGAATGGAAATCGGTCCAGTGAGG CTGTCATCTGGGAGGTGCTGCGCAAGTTGGGACTGCGCCCTGG GATACATCACTCACTTTTTGGGGACGTGAAAAAGCTCATTACTGATGAGTTTGTGAAGCAGAA GTATCTGGACTATGCCCGAGTTCCTAATAGCAATCCCCCTGAGTATGAGTTCTTCTGGGGCCTGCGCTCCTACTATGAGACCAGCAAGATGAAAGTCCTCAAGTTTGCCTGCAAG GTACAGAAGAAGGACCCCAAGGAATGGGCAGCTCAGTACCGAGAGGCAATGGAAGCAGATATGAAGGCTGCAGCTGAGGCTGCAGCCGAAGCCAAAGCGCGAGCCGAGATTAGGGCTCGGATGGGCATTGGGCTTGGCTCTGAGAATGCTGCTGGGCCCTGCAACTGGGATGAAGCTGATATTGGACCCTGGGCCAAAGCCCGGATCCAGGCAGGAGCTGAAGCTAAAGCCAAAGCCCAAGAGAGTGGCGGTTCCAGCACAGGTGCCAGTTCTGCCAGTGCCAGTGGCAGCTTTGGTGCCAGTGCCAACCTGACCGCCACTCTCACGTTTGGGCTCTTTGCTGGCCTTAGTGGCGCTGGTGCCAGCAGCAGTGGCAGCTCTGGTGCCTGTGGTTTTTCCTACAAGTGA